tgaatctggaggtgtacgttctCACACTTCAGTATCTCTTGCCtgctgggaaaggggagaaaagggagttacaggatgagactggtctttgattatgctgctggccttgccgaggcagcgtgaagtgcaaatggagtcaacggaagggaggttggtttgtgtgatggtccgggctgtgtccacaactctgcagtttagtttagaggaaacaggcccttcggcccaccgaccagagatccccacacattaacactatcctacacgcacttgggacgatttacatttataccaagccaattaacatacaaacctgtacgtctttggagtgtgggaggaaactaaagatcttaaagagaaaacccagacggtcacggggagaacatacaaactccgtacagacagcacccgtagtcaggatcaaacccaggtctctggcgctgtaagcagcaactctactgctgcgccaccgtgccgtccttttGTGTGTAAAGGGGTGGGAAGGTGCAGATGTGGATAATAGCAAGAGTGGCCCAAGGGGCCTGCTTCTGGCCTAGGTGAAGATTCTGCACTAATCTGCGGTTTTGTCTTGTCCAGGGACCCGTCAGTGAAACGCTGCGTATGCAAGAAATGCTTCTCTCTCCTGGTGCCAGGAATCACTTCCAAAGTCAGGCAAAGAAGTAAGGAGCTGCTCCCCTGCTCTTCTGAACATCtactccactctcccccctcgcACGCACCCTGAGCCCGCTCTCCGCTCACCTCCCTGACAGTACAACGCTCCACTGCCCCAGCACTGGGGAATGTGGGTCTGGATTATGGGCTCCCTGACAGTGTGGCGCTCCCACTCAGGGCAGTCTTAACAGCATTGTAGGCCCACGGGCAAAGTAGTGCCCTGGGGCCCCTACACTGCCAGTTTATTTATGCCAAATCAAATATGTCGTCCTGCACTTGGgatgttgcatagaaacatagaaaataggtgccgaagaaggtcattcagcccttcgagccagcaccaccattcattgtgatcatggctgatcgtccccaatcaataacccatgcctgccttctccccatatcccatgattccatgtCCCtagcccctatctaactctcacttatatccatccagtgatgtggcaggaaattccacaaattcacaactctcagggtgcaatttttttttctcacctccgtcttaaatggcctccccaacaccacagtggcattacctctgttacatgccagttttaactcctgctgcaacttacacccttcATCCGGGCTATTATTTGGGGGTCtgcagataacaccaattagtgttttcttgcctttgcaattcctcaactcaatccacagtgactctacctcatcagtccctatgtcttgcctcgcaagggactgaattccattcctcacgagaagagctaccccccccccccccctctccccacctgcctgtcctttctataggatgtataaccctaaaaattaagttcccagacccgatcctcctgcagccacgtctcggtaatccccacaatgttatatctaccaacctctaactgagcctcaagctcatctactttacttcttatatgttcttctccgttttcatgttgaacaataacattctacaatacatagattagcatggggTCCCAATGATCGTGGggccccgggcaactgcccagcgtgGCCATGTGTTAAGACGGCCCTGCTCCCACTGTGCGTTTTCTCTGGTTGATTTTCACAGAACGTCAGCAGCGTTTCACCACAGTCACCTGCGTCGCTTGCGGCACCAGCAAAAAGTTTCTGAATCGTCCCGACTACTGTCTGTGGGTCGATAAAGAGGAGGCACAGCTGAGcggtgagagggggaatgggatggacagagggggagagagagaggaggagggagagagaaggaaaaagactagagggagaagagggtgagagagagtccATCGCACACAAACTGTGGTATTACCGCCTTCCAtccttcccttctctctatcccccccctctttctcctcgtTTACtctcggcacagtggcgcagcggtagagttgctgccctacagtgccagagacccaggtttgatcctgacctcgggtgctgtctgttagtTGTCCCTGTGCAAACATGGCTTttccagggtgctctggtttcctcccccactccaaagacgtacaggtttataggttaattggcttgtgtaaattatgcctagtgtgtaggatagaattaatgtGCAGGTAaccgctggttggcacgggctctgtgggccaaagggcctgtttcaacactgaatctctaaacttagCTAATCTTGTCAATTGGCGGCATGGACTaaattctctctctgtctcactatctctctctttTATCTCTTTGTCACGTagctctctgcctccctctctctgcctctcttgcCCTctagtatgtagggaatggatgagaaagtagaataacatGGTACTAATGTGTgatgttggcatggactctgggtcaaagggctggtttccacgcggtatctgtgaactctcccttctctctctcccccctcccccttcccacctcccttttccccaccccccacctctcgccccactcctccccccctgcccctccacctctgcccccctctctctcctccttctcacccccctccatgTTGAGCGTTTCAGTCATCTCCGCTTTCTTCCCGCAGTGGAGAAGGCAGACAAGCCCAGTGTCCATCGGTCTGCGGAGACTAATGTGGAGGCCACGTCTGCCCGCAGCTCGCAAGAGAAGTGTCTTGGAGTGAAGGAACCTGGTGATATGTCGACCTGTGACCCTGTCCGGTGATACAGTGATCCTCACCCCCAATAAACAGCCACTCTGTACCGCTACGGTGGCAACGTTTCTGTGTGGGCCGAGTTGTtttacacagacggtggtggcgactggaacgtgttgccgggggtggtggtgcaggcagacaccatagtgacgtttaagaggcttcGGCATTTGTTTATTGGAAGGGGAAGTGGATGGGGGCAAAAgcagggtagaggaggggggggaagggggtgagcgaggggggggagaagaaggacaGAGGAAGAAAGGAATGTGTgaggtggatggagagagagggacaggtacatgaatgggaacggtttagagagatatgggccaaagacgggcaggtgggactagtgtagatggggcatcttggccggcgtaggtgagttgggccgaaaggcctgtttccgtgctatgtgACTGACaaactctctctatctctctatctctccctctctctgagacactccatctctatctctacagacacactctctctctctctctgtcattgACACACTCCAGATCTCTATGAATTGGACTCACCATGTGAGAACTATAACCCGATACAGCATCCACCATGTTTGGCCCGGTCCCAGTGTGACATAATCCCTCGTCGGCCTGCGTGTGTAGAACAGAGAGTGTGCGGGACCGTTCCCTCTCGAGGGACGTGAGAGTGGATTACATTTGGTATTGAGACCTTCTGTGTAGCCAGTAAACATATTTTCTTTCTGGCAGCTAGAGTTACGTACTAATCCCCCTGAACCTTTTGCCAGCCGATCTGCTATCCTTCCCACTGCACGCTACTGATAGTTAGCGAAATAAGAGGAACACGCCTAATCCTttctcagagtcatacagcacagaaacaagccccttggcccaacttacccacgccgaTCATCatccccctctacactagtcccacctgcctgcatttggcccatagctctctaaaccgttcctatcaatgtacccgtccaagtgtcatagactcatagaatcacagcacggaaactagtcccttggcccaactcgcccactttctctatctccctctcttcctttccctctcgctcctctctccctctctctccctatccgtgctctgtctatctctgtcctccctctccccactccatctcctccctatctccccactcctccctccctcctctctctccctccctctcttatcaACACATATACACTCTCACACATTCTCACACCCAGATACGTTCTCCCTCGCGTACTCACGCActtgcatacacacacatgctcactctcacacactccctcactcacacacatacacacactcgctctcactccctctccctctctcacacacgcactctcacaaACTCTCactcgcgcgcgcacacacacacacatgcacacacacacataaacacacttcAAATGACCTGTAATTCAAGAGCTGACGATCGGCGAGCTCCCTCAGTTACACATGGATTAAATTTTATTGCTCCACTaacattttactgctccactaACTGCGACTGCCCCCTCAGATGCCGTTAACAGACCCAGGCCAAAGGTCCagcaggagaggaagggggagagagggagggaggtggtgggAGTGGAGccgtgtggggagagagaggggggggggggggtgggaagtgagggggggacaaagagagagagagagagagcagggccAAACTGCCCAGAAATTAGCTCACAAAATTCAATTTAAATGTCACatctaccaattaaggtacagtgaaattcgagttacaatacagccatactaagtaaaaaagcaaaaatgcacacagcacataaaataaagtttaacatgaatatccaccacagtggaatcaacattcctcactgatggaaggcaataaagttcagtcatcttcctcctttgttcacccgtggtcggggcctttgaacggggtcgttgccgacggtccgctgttcaagtcCTTTCGTCGAGATGATCAAAACTCTGGCcatttcttaccagagaccgctgcttcacggtgttcAAGCCcacaggccccgcgatcggagctccaacactggcgatcctcggcaaaagatcccagactcagtgatggtaagtccgcgccgcactcgcggcttgaagctccgggccggtctccaggaaaggctgcaccactccacgttgtaggccgcaaAGGGGGGGACGGGGATGTGtcacggagaaaaatcgcatctccgtcaacgCAAGCGACTGAAGAAAGTTTCCCCGATCCcaccctccccacataaaacataccaagagacattaaaacaaacattcaaaacatacttaaaataataaaaacagacaaaggacaagacagactgctggtgaGGCGGCCATCATAGGCGCCACCTGGTGGCAGACCAGTTAGGAGTAAgagatgaggccacatttggagtattgtgttcagttttggtcacccttctataggaagaatgtcgtcatgctggaaagagtgcagagaagatttacaaggatgttgccagaacctgagaggagaggttggggcaggctaggactttattccttggagcgcaggaggatgactggtgatcttatagagatgtatatagAGTCATAAtaaagtgatgcagcatggaaacagaccctttggcccacttgcccacaccgtccaacatgtcccagctatactagccccacctgccagcatttgatccacagctgtccaaacctgtcccatccatgtgctTGCCTGCTacttcaatgttgggatagtcccagcctcaactacctcctgtggcagcatgttccatacacccaccaccctttgtgtgaaaaaatgacccttcagattcttattaaatattttcaccttaaacctttgtcttctggccctcgattcacctccgctgcacaagaaactgcatctacccgatctattcctctcatgattttgtacaactttataagatcaccgctcatcctcctgttctccaagaaatagagacccagcctactcaaccttttcctatagctcacatcctctagtcctggcaacatcctcgtaaatcttctctgtactttccagcttgacagcatcgttcctgtaacacggtgcccagaactgaacacaatactctaaatgcggccttatacaactgcaccatgacctcccaacttctataatcacgaggagaatagatagggtaaatgcacagactcCAGGTtaaggtaatcaagaaccagagtagaTAGGACTAAAGtaagaaggggggaaagattcaataggaatctgagggtggtggggatatggaacaagctgccagaggaggtagatgaggcagagaCTAACATTTGCAACATAGCACAGTATAccgcaggagcaggcccttcggcccacaatgtccatgctgaacatgatgccaaacccaGCTGTTATCTGCTTGCGTGCATATCCAAAAGCTTTTCAAAccccactatcacatctgcctccatccCCACTCCCAGAAGCTTGTACCagtcctccaccaccctctgtgtaaaacgtcATGCCCCGCACACCTTCATTAAACTCCTTATAGCCGTGCCCTCTGGTGTTGGCCATTCCCACCCCGggagagaaaggttctgactgtctaccatacctACACCTCTCctattttataaacttccatcagatctcccctcaacctccggaattccagagaaaacaatcggagtttatccaacctctccctgtagctgaagccctctaatccaggcagtgttctggtaaacttcctctgcaccctctccaaagcctctacatcctgtaatgagggcgaccagaactgcgcgTAATACTCCAAATCCGTAGAGGTTGTTGGAGTAGTTACTGACAGGTGCTTGGACTGGCTTCTGGAAAGTTCCGCAGAACAATTCTCTTATCAGCGAGATGTGCGAGGTGAGTGAGTGAACATTGGCACTGATTTTGACAACTGCAAAAAGTGCAGTCCCTGTAAATCACCAGAACATAGTCCAAAGCCAGCCCTGGGGACATTGAAGTGGCTTTTAAGCCCTTCTAGAACATTCTCTGACAGTCCACATCCATCCCTTCCCTGGGGAGAAGAAGAGGTCAGATACAGAGCGAAGCTCCCTCGGCTCaatcacaccacccacacacacacacacacacacacacacacacacacacacacacacacacacacacacacacacacacacacacacacacacacacaggcacacacacacacacacacacacacacacacacacacacacacacacacacacacacacacaggcacacacacacacacacacacacacacacacacacacacacacacacccacacacacacacaacacacaggcacacacacacacacacacacacacacacacacacacacacacacacacacacacacacacacacaccacacacacacacacacacacacacacacacacacacacacacacacacacacacacacacacacacacacacacacacacacacacacccacacacaccacacacacacacacacacacacacacacacacacacacacacacacacacacacacacacacacacacacacacacaacacacacacatacacacccacacacacacacacacacacacacacatacacacccacacacgcacatacacatacactcattctctcatacatatatatacacactcacccacactcacatatacacacatacacatacacatacacacacatatttacacacacacacacacacatactcacacacacacacacactcacacgcacacacaacacacacacacacacacatacacacccacacgcacacacacacacacacacacacaccacacacacacacacacacacatacatacacccaCACGCAAACACTgcacacaggcacacgcacaaccacacaccccacacactcacacatccacacacgcacgcgcgcacacctactcacacacgcgcacacctactcacacatacacacacacacacacacatactcacacacacactcacacacacacacacacacacacacacatactcacacacacacacacacacacacacacacacacacacacacacacactcacacacacacacatatacacacacacacatactcacacacacacacacacacacacacacacacacacacacacacacacacacacacacacacacatactcacacacacacacacacacacacatacacacacacacacatacatacacacacacacacatacacacacacacacatactcacagtgAAGCTCCCTCCGCATCGTCCCGTCACCATCGTCATCTGCGGTCACTGGAGATGAgtgtgactgtcctctcctctccatagggtcgtctacaacagggtggagaggacaacggatCTGTAGACCAGCAgctttgtttgagcctttaggtctcggtcttccaagactcttttcctgagcctggcgtaggctccgctggcacaactcaggcgatggttgacctcagagtcgatgtcagcttttgaggaaagaatgctgccacgtggtcaatgttttcaagagtggtgtcgtccacttttatagtgggctgggtagatggctggttgggtggaggttgatgtaggacctgggtcttcttgatatttaaggcaaggcccatggctctgtatgccttggcaaaggcattgaGGATGCCCTGGAActcttctgcagagtgtgctgcaatggtgCAGTCATccgcgtactgaagctccatgatggaactgactttgctcttggccttcaactaTTAAGGTTGAAGGGTtcaccgtcagttctgtagaagattgggatcccctgtggcagctcttcaccaatgaggtgatgtatggcagcaatgaagacgacaaacagggtgggtgcgatgatgcatccctgtttgacccccgtttccacagtgaagggctcggactcagGGCCACAAatgctgagcactgtgaccgacatgccatcatgtagaagcctcaatattctgatgtacttgtcgtgacaaccgtaccttgatagtatgccccaaagagcctggcggtctaccgagtcaaaagcctttgtcaggtccatgaaggccatgtacaaagaCAGCCTTTGTTTATGGCATTTTTCCCGGCGTGCTGTGAATATCACgtctgctgtacctctggatgggtggaagcacacacagacacacacacacccacacatccacacccatgcacacacacacccacacgcaccgacatacacacacacacacaatgaagcTCCCTCCACCCAGtcctgcctcacacacacacacagctacatACATACACTAGGAACCCATAATCCAGGGCCACACTCCCCGATGCCTGACATCTGTTTACTGATGGTATCAGGAGCTATTGGATTCCCACTGTTACTGGTAGATCTAATTTCACTCCTTTACAAGCTGTGATCATCTCTCTCATACTCATAATATGCTccgctagagagagagagagagagagagagagagagagtggggagatgcCAATAGCacattggagagaaggagagagagaaaattatggaaagggagggagagagaaagagatgtgGGAGTGGAAGAGAGATcgtggggagaaggagagagagagggggtgttagagggggagggagagggagggagtgggagagagagttgAAAGTGGGGTCTGAGAgatggagaaggaaggaaagaaagagagagacagagtggagacGGGGAGAtagggatagagagagtgagggagagagtgaaagTGGGCAGAAGGGACAGAGTGGCAGAGCAAGAGTGTGAGAAGTatttcgtggggtagactgactcccccccccctaaatctctgcacatctccaatcctttccactcgtcactttaatttcatgtaccttgtgttttatgactggcagatcaatttccctcctggaataaataaagttctattgtatcgtacatggagaggaaagaaaGGTTTgtgagagagtgggaggagagagattGAGATGGCAAAAGATTACTAGAGGTAaagcgtagaaacaggtcctttggcccaccggatctgcgccgaccagcgatccccgtccattggcaccatcctacacccactaggctcaatttttacatttaccaggccaattaacctacaaacctgtttggctttggggtgcgggaggaaaaccgaagatcgcggagaaaacccacgcagatcagggggagaacgtacaaactccatacagacagcacccatagtcgggatcgaacccgtggtctccggtgctgcattcgctgtaaggcagcagctctaccgctgcgccaccgtgccccccttgttgagggcagagagagggtgcagaaggggaATGGGGAGCCTGAGAGATAGACAAGGGGAGAGAATGATGGAGAGACTGtgtctgtgtaagtgtgtgtctgtgcatgcgtgtgtgtctgtgtgcctatGTGGCtgcatgtgtgtatttgtgtaagtatatgtctgtgtgtgtgtgagtgtatgtcgaTATGTGTGtcgatatgtgtgtgtgagtgtgtccgtgcatgtgtgtgtgcatgtatgtgtgagcatgcctgtgcgtgtgtgtgagtgtatgtgtgtgagtgtctgcagGTGTGTGCGTGCACACATGTCTGTATGTCCGTGTGTGAGTGGCTgcatgtgtttgtgcgtgtgtgcgtatatgtctgtgtgagtatgtgtgtgtgtgtgtgagtgtatatctgagtgtgtgtgtgtgtgtgagtgtatatctgagtgtgagtgtatgtctgagtgtgagtgtggatgtgcacgtgtctgtatgtgtgtgtgtgcgtgtatgtctgtgtgtgtatgtatgtgtacacgtgtcttgtgtgtgtgtgtatgtctgtgtgtgtgctgcatgtgtgttgtgtgcgtgtatgtctgtatctatgtgtgtatgtgtgagtgcatgtgtgttgtgtgcatgtgtatgtgtgtgtatgtctgtgtgtgactgcatgtgtgcgtgtatgtctgTGTGCAGGGCTGCCAATATTGGATGAGAGTTggaagtgagaaattgcgagagaccaagcccgagggagcatagcgacggggtgggaggggggcgggggaggagagtgtccccctcccattggtatggaacatttgcatttttaggttgaaattgtgcaatatggtgcatactgtagcgaacCTTTAAACTTAcatttgaatgcaatatatatactTTAAATTgaattggagcgtttttgaaaggggggaggctgtgcgatcacctggccttgggggtacctggtgagggagtggaacaaccgagtggggagagggtgtggaagaagggtgcccccctcccagggtaggaacgttttgaaatttgatgtataaaAATCGTGTTTTAGTGCAcggtagaagtatgatttcaatgttttttgtatgaagtatttttaagaggtaactttttaaggggtaactttatccacacaaagggtgatgggtgtatggaacaagctgccagaggaggtagttgaagcagggaccatcccaacatttaagaaatttagactgatacatggataggacaggtttggaggtatggaccaaaagcaggtggcgtagctgagacatgttggcgggtgtgggcaagttgcaccaaagggcctgttttcacactgtatcactctgtgactacattatatctccaccatgcatgaatgcttcaaaatcaagtgatcgagttttattgccatatactcaagcatagaaacatagaaaataggtgcaggaataggccatcggtccttcgagccagcactgccattcaatatgatcatggctattcatctaaaatcagtacctctttcctgttttttccccatatcctttgatgtcgttagccacaagaactaaatgtaactctctcttgaaaacatccagtgaattggcctgcactgccttctgtggcagagaattccacagat
This Leucoraja erinacea ecotype New England chromosome 16, Leri_hhj_1, whole genome shotgun sequence DNA region includes the following protein-coding sequences:
- the rpp21 gene encoding ribonuclease P protein subunit p21 isoform X1; this encodes MTPAVRDRDALLRVNFLHQAAHLMLATNPGQPGLIRFLSHTQRSVCRRLVLRRDPSVKRCVCKKCFSLLVPGITSKVRQRKRQQRFTTVTCVACGTSKKFLNRPDYCLWVDKEEAQLSVEKADKPSVHRSAETNVEATSARSSQEKCLGVKEPGDMSTCDPVR
- the rpp21 gene encoding ribonuclease P protein subunit p21 isoform X2 — encoded protein: MTPAVRDRDALLRVNFLHQAAHLMLATNPGQPGLIRFLSHTQRSVCRRLVLRRDPSVKRCVCKKCFSLLVPGITSKVRQRMEKADKPSVHRSAETNVEATSARSSQEKCLGVKEPGDMSTCDPVR